In Malus sylvestris chromosome 16, drMalSylv7.2, whole genome shotgun sequence, the following are encoded in one genomic region:
- the LOC126609010 gene encoding protein SIEVE ELEMENT OCCLUSION B-like yields the protein MLGIAQNVVSKVASTVAITAQHIEGELSLFTMSDNKILELIYATHVHEDDSFDVDSLFLVTENIIKRSTQIVDNIVQGTQVHVETIDEKPPKATFSSPLCTLKSIGCEMSCKPPGEEIAHKSTLAILNKLSTYSWEAKAVLAFAAFALEYGEFWFLAQTQQSDLLAKSVAILKRVPVLLKPADLQKRRQAVVELNALIKTTLQVIECIFELEKLSAYDPKDVPALAIAMDHIPVDVYWSIITIFSCATKINLLTSDEEKPYDLSQFAQKIHYILNKLKIQLLICKKQIEEAETYRKLRKLFQTPAEVMEVFKALIFTKDAVQPIVDGSTNKTVSIDVLRRKYVLLFISTLDISDDDISIVKPVYEGTKKDDKYKIVWIPIVEQWTDDLRKKFEVLRAKMPWYTVQYFAPVAGVRFIKEEWHFKGKPAVVVMNPQGKVENTNALHLIRIHGMKAFPFHKGIEDTLTNDKEWITPIVNDIHPTIQTWIKEEKYIFFYGGKDNDWIQQFTKKATTIANDPFIKELKINIELFCVGKSPKGGEDLGILGRFWNGIESLFFTKVNKQTDTVTKEVQKLLSYKNEGGWAVLTKGSTVVVSGHGFTILKVLDDFDTWKNFIKEKGFEFSFKAYYEKVIQTMRHCCRLDIPSVAGKVPETMKCPECPRTMETFVSYKCCHTDSPINAHH from the exons ATGCTAGGCATAGCGCAAAATGTGGTGAGCAAGGTGGCCTCGACGGTTGCCATCACTGCTCAGCACATTGAGGGTGAGCTCAGCCTCTTCACCATGTCTGACAACAAAATATTAGAGCTCATTTATGCAACACACGTCCATGAGGACGACTCATTTGACGTTGATTCTCTCTTCCTTGTcactgaaaacatcatcaagcGTTCGACCCAGATCGTTGATAACATTGTGCAG GGCACCCAAGTACATGTTGAAACCATTGATGAGAAGCCCCCCAAAGCCACCTTCAGTTCTCCATTGTGCACTCTCAAGTCCATTGGCTGTGAG ATGTCATGCAAGCCACCAGGTGAAGAAATTGCCCACAAATCAACCTTGGCAATACTCAACAAGCTCTCAACTTATTCATGGGAAGCCAAGGCAGTGCTGGCCTTTGCAGCATTTGCTTTGGAATATGGAGAGTTCTGGTTCCTTGCCCAAACTCAACAAAGTGACCTACTTGCCAAGTCCGTCGCAATCCTCAAGAGAGTGCCGGTCCTTCTCAAGCCCGCGGACCTCCAGAAGCGCAGGCAAGCTGTTGTCGAGCTCAACGCCCTGATCAAGACCACATTGCAAGTGATTGAGTGCATCTTTGAGCTTGAGAAGCTTTCTGCATATGATCCAAAGGATGTGCCAGCATTGGCAATTGCAATGGATCACATACCGGTCGATGTCTATTGGTCTATCATAACTATTTTTTCTTGTGCAACTAAGATCAACCTTCTAACCAGTGATGA AGAGAAGCCATATGATTTGTCCCAATTTGCTCAAAAAATCCACTACATCCTCAACAAACTTAAGATACAACTGTTAATCTGCAAAAAACAGATAG AGGAGGCGGAGACCTACCGGAAGCTGAGGAAACTTTTTCAGACCCCTGCCGAAGTTATGGAGGTTTTCAAGGCCTTGATTTTCACTAAGGATGCCGTGCAGCCAATTGTTGATGGTTCTACTAACAAAACG GTTAGCATTGATGTGCTGAGGAGGAAGTATGTGCTTTTGTTCATTTCCACCCTTGACATTTCTGATGATGACATTTCGATTGTCAAACCAGTTTATGAGGGGACAAAGAAAGACGATAAGTATAAGATTGTGTGGATCCCTATTGTGGAGCAATGGACTGATGACCTACGAAAGAAGTTCGAGGTCTTGAGGGCCAAGATGCCATGGTACACTGTGCAGTATTTTGCGCCTGTAGCCGGCGTCAGATTCATCAAGGAGGAGTGGCACTTCAAGGGCAAGCCCGCTGTGGTAGTGATGAACCCGCAAGGCAAGGTGGAAAATACGAATGCTCTCCACTTGATTCGGATTCATGGAATGAAGGCATTTCCTTTTCATAAGGGAATAGAAGATACTCTCACAAATGACAAAGAATGGATCACTCCCATTGTGAATGATATTCACCCAACCATACAGACCTGG ATCAAAGAGGAGAAGTACATCTTCTTCTATGGAGGCAAAGACAATGACTGGATCCAGCAgttcacaaagaaagcaactaCCATTGCCAATGACCCCTTCATCAAGGAATTGAAGATCAATATTGAGCTATTTTGTGTTGGCAAGAGCCCGAAAGGCGGAGAAGACCTTGGAATTCTCGGGAGATTTTGGAATGGAATTGAGAGCTTGTTCTTCACCAAAGTCAACAAGCAAACTGACACTGTGACCAAAGAAGTCCAGAAGCTGCTTTCCTACAAAAATGAGGGTGGATGGGCTGTGCTTACTAAGGGGTCCACTGTGGTGGTGAGTGGCCATGGCTTCACAATCTTGAAGGTCCTTGACGACTTCGACACATGGAAGAACTTCATAAAGGAGAAGGGCTTTGAATTCTCGTTCAAAGCATACTACGAGAAGGTGATTCAGACTATGAGGCACTGCTGCCGCCTTGACATCCCGAGCGTTGCTGGAAAGGTCCCGGAGACCATGAAATGCCCAGAGTGTCCTCGCACCATGGAGACATTCGTGAGCTACAAGTGCTGCCACACTGATTCTCCCATCAACGCGCATCATTGA